One stretch of Saccharomonospora xinjiangensis XJ-54 DNA includes these proteins:
- a CDS encoding diguanylate cyclase domain-containing protein — translation MPEPGDTPGLEDIARRWAARLTEIDGVSVSAETLRPSLLALAREAQAEAWTAHDAAVRRFSDLYAASPVGVVLGDADGTIRDVNPAFVELVHHTRSDLVGHPLTRLAATAADAKILASVVEEALLPARRPRQERITVTHGRDGTLRARVTVATITADGPGLPHPVLMIEDVHELDLLSEQLRRQNVQDPLTGLPNSYHFENKLDTALATAQGGRVALVYFDIDGFKVINDGLGPGAGDEVLRQVARKLGSHFTGQCGHEAVVARLSGDGFAVLLHGRSDSGLDTATVVDLVEDSMRELAEPVYVDGKGVGVNVSVGIVVTEAAGRTSEELHRAAEITLHRAKENGKAQWMLFEQDLHDRDRRRFGIGAAIGGGLENGQFAVDYEPTVTLDDHERVAVVNAQLRWDHPDHGVLRSRDFSDLADTTGMTPALGELLLALSMTDAAAWHHEFGDAPDLCVRLPARLANDPNLVRFVRTELDRTGLPPNTLRICTDSVTLIEPRGEVLENLSILAELGVKITLAVSGAADLELIHRHRLPVGFVIVSGTLVDALAEDDESMQSAHRHFEMLMIRARELKIARVGVEGVRSFEHARRLAALGVVAGRGPLFGEETGAASIRSMLAKSAGTMRALRP, via the coding sequence GTGCCGGAACCTGGTGACACGCCAGGACTTGAGGACATCGCGCGGCGCTGGGCCGCCCGCCTGACCGAGATCGACGGTGTCTCGGTGTCCGCCGAAACACTGCGTCCCTCGCTTCTCGCGCTCGCCCGCGAGGCACAGGCGGAGGCGTGGACGGCCCATGACGCGGCCGTTCGCCGGTTCTCCGACCTCTACGCCGCCTCCCCGGTCGGGGTCGTGCTCGGTGACGCGGACGGAACCATCCGCGACGTCAACCCCGCCTTCGTCGAATTGGTCCACCACACCAGGTCCGACCTCGTCGGGCACCCGCTCACCCGGCTCGCCGCCACGGCGGCCGACGCGAAGATCCTCGCCTCGGTCGTCGAGGAGGCGTTGCTCCCCGCACGGCGGCCCCGGCAGGAACGGATCACGGTGACCCACGGGAGGGACGGCACGCTCCGGGCCCGCGTCACGGTCGCCACCATCACCGCCGACGGTCCCGGACTGCCCCATCCCGTCCTCATGATCGAGGATGTGCACGAGCTCGACCTGCTCAGCGAGCAGTTGCGCAGGCAGAACGTGCAGGACCCGCTCACGGGCCTGCCGAACTCGTACCACTTCGAGAACAAGCTGGACACCGCACTCGCCACGGCGCAGGGCGGACGCGTGGCGCTGGTCTACTTCGACATCGACGGCTTCAAGGTGATCAACGACGGGCTCGGTCCCGGCGCAGGCGACGAAGTCCTGCGGCAGGTCGCCCGCAAACTCGGGAGCCACTTCACCGGCCAGTGCGGACACGAGGCCGTCGTCGCACGGCTCTCCGGTGACGGTTTCGCCGTGCTGCTGCACGGCAGGTCGGACAGTGGGCTCGACACCGCCACCGTCGTTGATCTCGTCGAGGACTCGATGCGGGAGCTCGCCGAGCCGGTGTATGTGGACGGCAAGGGCGTCGGGGTCAATGTCAGCGTCGGCATCGTCGTCACCGAGGCCGCGGGCCGGACCAGCGAGGAACTGCACAGGGCCGCCGAGATCACCTTGCACAGGGCCAAGGAGAACGGCAAGGCCCAGTGGATGCTGTTCGAGCAGGACCTGCACGACCGCGACCGGAGACGCTTCGGCATCGGCGCCGCCATCGGCGGTGGACTGGAGAACGGCCAGTTCGCCGTGGACTATGAGCCCACCGTCACGCTCGACGACCATGAGCGCGTCGCCGTGGTCAACGCCCAGCTCCGCTGGGATCACCCCGACCACGGTGTGCTCCGTTCCCGCGATTTCTCCGACCTCGCCGACACCACCGGTATGACGCCGGCACTGGGCGAGTTGCTGCTCGCCCTGTCGATGACCGACGCCGCCGCGTGGCATCACGAGTTCGGCGACGCACCCGACCTGTGTGTGCGGCTGCCCGCCAGGCTCGCGAACGACCCGAACCTCGTCCGTTTCGTGCGCACCGAACTCGACCGCACCGGGCTGCCACCGAACACGCTGCGCATCTGCACCGACAGCGTCACTCTCATCGAGCCGCGCGGAGAGGTGCTGGAGAACCTGTCGATCCTCGCCGAACTGGGCGTCAAGATCACCCTGGCCGTGTCCGGAGCAGCCGATCTCGAACTCATCCACCGGCACCGGCTTCCCGTGGGTTTCGTCATCGTGTCAGGCACGCTGGTGGACGCGCTCGCTGAGGACGACGAGAGCATGCAGAGCGCCCACCGGCATTTCGAGATGCTGATGATCCGCGCGAGAGAACTCAAGATCGCCAGGGTCGGCGTCGAGGGCGTACGCAGCTTCGAGCACGCCCGGCGGCTCGCCGCACTCGGCGTCGTCGCGGGCAGGGGCCCGCTGTTCGGCGAGGAGACCGGCGCGGCAAGTATTCGATCGATGCTCGCGAAGTCGGCGGGAACCATGCGAGCATTGCGCCCATGA
- a CDS encoding ribonucleoside-diphosphate reductase subunit alpha — MSVEASPDTALSHSAGAGDLAWERVEKVVREAVAGLAGTSAEAVLTELRRNVYEGIGEDELALAQVMAARTLVEREPNYSFAAARLLLDSARAEAVSYLAGEPRQPDYPEMAATYADYFRDYLRRGIDLHLLADDLATFDLDVITSALRPERDLDLGLLGLQTLYDRYVLRDPHSGTRFELPQAFFMRVAMGLAVAERNREARAVEFYELLSSLRFMTSTPTLFNSGTRRPQLSSCFLTTVSDDLSSIFTSYRNNAMLAKYSGGLGNDWTPVRGLGAHIRGTGGKSQGVVPFLKIANDTAVAVNQGGKRKGAACAYLETWHIDVEEFLDLRKNTGDDRRRTHDMNTANWVPDEFLRRVEADAEWTLFSPDEVPDLHDLYGTAFAERYRAYEEAADAGQIRVFRRVSAKQLWRRMLTMLFETGHPWITFKDPCNLRSPQQHAGVVHSSNLCTEITLNTSADEIAVCNLGSVNLARHVGENGLDVEALRDTVTTAVRMLDNVIDINFYTVPEAERSNLRHRPVGLGLMGFADALFELGIPQASDAAVEFADRSMEVLSYHAIAASADLAEERGTYPSFAGSLWSQGVLPIDSLRLLAQARGEGELDIDTTTTLDWDSLRERVRAGGMRNSNVLAIAPTATISNICGVGQSIEPLFSNLFVKSNMSGEFTVVNPHLVRDLKQRGLWDDAMVAELKFHDGVLAPIDRVPDDLKALYATAFEIDSRWLIDAASRRQKWIDQAQSLNLYLAEPSGKALDALYRHAWRRGLKTTYYLRSRAATQVEKSTLRGTDGRLNAVTPAVPSVPVEALDVAAACRIDDLDCEACQ; from the coding sequence ATGTCAGTGGAAGCGTCACCGGACACCGCTCTCTCTCACTCCGCCGGGGCGGGAGACCTCGCGTGGGAGCGGGTCGAGAAGGTCGTGCGGGAGGCCGTCGCCGGTCTTGCCGGAACCTCCGCCGAGGCTGTCCTCACAGAGCTCCGGCGCAACGTCTACGAAGGCATCGGCGAGGACGAACTCGCACTCGCGCAGGTCATGGCCGCTCGCACGCTCGTGGAGCGCGAACCGAACTACTCGTTCGCGGCGGCCAGGCTGCTACTCGACTCGGCACGCGCGGAGGCCGTCTCCTACCTCGCAGGCGAGCCACGGCAGCCGGACTATCCCGAGATGGCCGCCACGTACGCGGACTACTTCCGCGACTACCTTCGCCGGGGCATCGACCTGCACCTGCTCGCCGACGACCTCGCCACCTTCGACCTCGACGTCATCACCTCGGCTTTGCGCCCCGAACGCGACCTCGACCTCGGCCTGCTCGGACTGCAAACGCTGTACGACCGCTACGTGCTGCGTGATCCGCACTCGGGCACCCGGTTCGAGTTGCCGCAGGCGTTCTTCATGCGCGTGGCGATGGGGCTTGCCGTCGCCGAACGCAATCGCGAGGCCAGGGCCGTCGAGTTCTACGAACTGCTCTCCTCACTGCGGTTCATGACGTCCACCCCGACCCTGTTCAACTCCGGTACACGGCGCCCACAGCTGTCGTCGTGCTTCCTCACGACCGTGTCCGACGACCTCTCGTCGATCTTCACGAGTTACCGCAACAACGCGATGCTGGCGAAGTACTCCGGCGGCCTCGGCAACGACTGGACGCCGGTGCGCGGTCTCGGCGCCCACATCAGGGGCACCGGAGGCAAGTCGCAGGGTGTCGTGCCCTTCCTCAAGATCGCCAACGACACGGCGGTGGCGGTGAACCAGGGCGGCAAGCGCAAGGGAGCCGCGTGCGCCTACCTGGAGACCTGGCACATCGACGTCGAAGAATTCCTCGACCTGCGCAAGAACACCGGCGACGACCGCAGGCGCACCCACGACATGAACACGGCCAACTGGGTGCCCGACGAGTTCCTCCGCAGGGTGGAGGCCGACGCGGAGTGGACGCTGTTCTCCCCTGACGAGGTTCCCGACCTGCACGACCTCTACGGCACCGCGTTCGCGGAGCGGTACCGGGCCTACGAGGAGGCCGCCGACGCGGGGCAGATCCGCGTGTTCCGCAGAGTGAGCGCCAAGCAGCTGTGGCGGCGCATGCTCACCATGCTGTTCGAGACGGGCCACCCGTGGATCACGTTCAAGGACCCGTGCAACCTGCGCTCGCCGCAGCAACACGCCGGTGTGGTGCACTCCTCGAACCTGTGCACGGAGATCACGCTGAACACCAGCGCCGACGAGATCGCCGTGTGCAACCTCGGTTCGGTCAACCTCGCCCGCCACGTCGGCGAGAACGGCCTCGACGTCGAAGCGCTGCGCGACACCGTGACCACGGCCGTCCGCATGCTCGACAACGTGATCGACATCAACTTCTACACCGTGCCGGAGGCGGAACGGTCGAACCTGCGCCACCGCCCTGTCGGTCTCGGCCTCATGGGTTTCGCCGACGCGTTGTTCGAACTCGGCATCCCCCAGGCGTCCGACGCCGCCGTCGAGTTCGCCGACCGCAGCATGGAGGTGCTGAGCTACCACGCCATCGCGGCGTCGGCCGACCTCGCCGAGGAGCGGGGCACGTACCCGTCGTTCGCGGGTTCGCTGTGGAGCCAGGGCGTGCTGCCGATCGACTCGCTGCGGCTGCTCGCGCAGGCTCGCGGTGAGGGCGAACTCGACATCGACACCACGACCACGCTCGACTGGGACTCGCTGCGCGAGCGTGTACGCGCGGGGGGTATGCGCAACTCGAACGTGCTCGCCATCGCCCCGACAGCCACGATCTCCAACATCTGCGGGGTCGGGCAGTCGATCGAGCCGCTGTTCTCCAATCTCTTCGTCAAGTCGAACATGTCCGGCGAGTTCACCGTCGTGAACCCGCACCTGGTGCGCGATCTCAAACAGCGAGGGCTGTGGGACGACGCCATGGTCGCCGAACTGAAGTTCCACGACGGCGTGCTCGCCCCCATCGACCGCGTTCCCGACGACCTCAAGGCGCTGTACGCGACGGCGTTCGAGATCGACAGCCGCTGGCTCATCGACGCGGCGTCGCGGCGGCAGAAGTGGATCGACCAGGCGCAGTCGCTCAACCTCTACCTCGCGGAGCCGAGTGGCAAGGCACTCGACGCGCTGTACCGCCACGCCTGGCGGCGCGGCCTGAAGACGACGTACTACCTGCGCTCGCGCGCCGCCACCCAGGTGGAGAAGAGCACATTGCGCGGCACCGACGGCAGGCTCAACGCCGTCACCCCCGCCGTGCCGTCCGTGCCCGTCGAGGCCCTGGACGTCGCCGCGGCCTGCCGGATCGACGACCTCGACTGCGAAGCCTGCCAGTAG
- a CDS encoding peroxiredoxin — MKQAERAPDFTLPDESGTPRRLTELLTAGPVVLFFYPAAMTAGCTTESCHFRDLSAEFAALGAQPVGVSPDPVDTQRRFSEAHDLGFPLLSDPDGAIASEFGVRRGFGPLRTKRHTFVIGTDRTVLAVIRSELRMSVHADKALDVLRSHRQA; from the coding sequence ATGAAGCAGGCAGAACGCGCGCCGGACTTCACGTTGCCCGACGAGTCGGGCACGCCCCGGCGGCTGACCGAGTTGCTCACGGCCGGTCCTGTCGTGCTGTTCTTCTATCCCGCTGCCATGACGGCGGGGTGCACGACGGAGAGCTGCCACTTCCGCGATCTCTCCGCCGAATTCGCGGCGCTGGGCGCGCAGCCGGTCGGGGTGAGCCCCGACCCCGTGGACACGCAGCGGCGGTTCTCCGAGGCCCACGACCTCGGGTTCCCGCTGCTGTCGGACCCCGACGGCGCCATCGCGAGCGAGTTCGGTGTGCGCCGGGGTTTCGGCCCGCTGCGCACCAAGCGGCACACCTTCGTGATCGGCACCGACAGGACGGTGCTCGCCGTGATCCGCAGTGAACTCCGCATGTCCGTCCACGCCGACAAGGCTCTCGACGTCCTGCGCTCCCACAGGCAGGCGTGA
- a CDS encoding ribonucleotide-diphosphate reductase subunit beta, giving the protein MSKNLTLDFGAARVNVDDKAMINARADVNQLLPMKYGWAWEKYLAGCDNHWMPTEVAMQADIALWKSRDGLSDDERLMLKRNLGFFATAESLVANNLVLAVYRHLTNPECRQYLLRQAFEEAVHTHTFQYICESLGLDEGELFNAYREVPSIADKDSWALRYTRDLDDPGFRTGTPEADQNFLRDLVAFYVVFEGMWFYTGFAQVLSLGRRNKMVGIAEQYQYILRDESIHLNFGIDCINQIKVENPHLWTPEFQQEVRDMLVEACALEVAYARDTMPRPILGLSAELCEQYMHFITDRRAAQLGLDPVFGERENPFPWMSEAMDLRKEKNFFETRVTDYRSGAALEWD; this is encoded by the coding sequence TTGAGCAAGAACCTCACCCTCGACTTCGGCGCCGCCCGTGTGAACGTGGACGACAAGGCGATGATCAATGCGCGCGCCGACGTGAACCAGCTGCTTCCGATGAAGTATGGCTGGGCGTGGGAGAAGTACCTCGCCGGATGCGACAACCACTGGATGCCCACCGAGGTCGCCATGCAGGCCGACATCGCTCTGTGGAAGTCGCGCGACGGCCTCAGCGACGACGAGCGGCTCATGCTGAAGCGCAACCTCGGTTTCTTCGCGACGGCCGAATCGCTGGTGGCGAACAATCTCGTGCTCGCCGTCTACCGGCACCTCACCAACCCGGAGTGCAGGCAGTACCTGCTGCGGCAGGCGTTCGAGGAGGCCGTGCACACCCACACCTTCCAGTACATCTGCGAAAGTCTCGGCCTCGACGAGGGCGAGCTGTTCAACGCGTACCGGGAGGTTCCTTCGATCGCGGACAAGGATTCCTGGGCGCTGCGCTACACGCGCGACCTCGACGATCCCGGCTTCCGCACCGGGACGCCGGAGGCCGACCAGAACTTCCTGCGCGACCTCGTCGCGTTCTACGTCGTGTTCGAGGGCATGTGGTTCTACACCGGGTTCGCCCAGGTTCTGTCGCTCGGCAGGCGGAACAAGATGGTGGGCATCGCCGAGCAGTACCAGTACATCCTGCGCGACGAGTCGATCCACCTGAATTTCGGCATCGACTGCATCAATCAGATCAAGGTGGAGAACCCGCACCTGTGGACGCCGGAGTTCCAGCAGGAGGTGCGCGACATGCTGGTGGAGGCGTGTGCTCTGGAGGTCGCCTACGCCCGCGACACCATGCCGAGGCCAATACTGGGGTTGTCCGCGGAGTTGTGCGAGCAGTACATGCACTTCATCACCGACCGCAGGGCGGCGCAGCTCGGTCTCGACCCCGTGTTCGGCGAGAGGGAGAACCCGTTCCCGTGGATGTCGGAAGCCATGGACCTGCGTAAGGAGAAGAACTTCTTCGAGACCAGGGTGACCGACTACCGCAGCGGCGCGGCACTGGAGTGGGACTGA